DNA from Triticum aestivum cultivar Chinese Spring chromosome 7D, IWGSC CS RefSeq v2.1, whole genome shotgun sequence:
tcataaaaacctGCGGCCATCTCCCTCATATCGTCATTTACTATACACTTTGTACCATCATCCCTCCTCAGTGCCTTGATAGTGTTTTTGCGCTTCCGATGTGAAGCTCTTTTTTATCTCtattcctaatgtctcagttggtataGTCTCCGTTCCggatttattttcgtcccaccactttcgtccggttttttttcgtcggttttttcgtCCCCTTCTCACACCCCGAATTGCCCGACCCGCTAAAAAAAATCCCCTCGTCCGATCCCCAACCTCCCCCCGATCCCGTCGCCGCTGCCTCCTACCGATGCGCCACCACTCCCGCCTCCTTCCGGCGCGCTGTCATCCCCGCCTTCTTTCGGCGCGCCGTCATCCCCGCACCCTACCGGCGCGCCGCCGGACCCTCCTTCTTCCCTGGAGCGCCGCCACCCCGCTGCCGCTGCCATCTTCCCGAGCGCGCCGTTGCCGCCGTCTTCCCCAGagtgccaccgccccgccacccccGCCCACGGGACCAGTGGTCCCATCACCGGTCTCCCCCCACCCAGATCTGTTGGAGGCGCACCGGATCCTGCCTCACGGCCGGTTCCCGCGACTCAGCCGCCGCCCCAACCGCTGCAGTAGCCGAGCACCTCCACTAGGTGCCCCGGCGGTTCGGACCCCCACCTGGCCCCTCCCTCGAACCCAGCGAGCCTCCGCCCCGGCCTACTTCCCGCGCGAggtcgcctccgcctccgcctggaTGGATGGATTCAGGAAGGTATCCTTCCTCCCTGGGTGGAGCGAGCTGCAGATCCCGTCCGGCCCTCGGGAACCGGccatctccgcctcctcctcgccgctgcCGCTGGGGATCACGTCTTCACCAAACGCGAGCTCCGCCCCATCCGACCGACCGCAAAGGGGTGAGTTTTCTTCATCCCGAACCCTCCTGATTTGCTTACTGCACTGTGAGAACTCAAGCTTTTCTTCTTCAGAGGTACGACATGGCGGAAACAAAACTGCACGGCAATGTGCATTTCTGCAACACATCAGGTCTACATTTTCCATTGCCCTGGACTTATGAGTAAGTAGCATACAGAGTTCAGTCTGATTCTAAAGAACAAGAGTAGAAAATATATTCTGCCGAGTAGAAAATATCTTCAGGTCTACATTTTCCATTGCCCTGGACTTATGGCTATCTAATTGTAAAGAACAAGAGTAGAAAATATAGACATGCGTCTTCACGTGTGTCCATTAAATTTGTTTTGATTCTGTTAATATATTTTTGTTGCAGACGGAAGAAAAAGCAACATGAAGTTCCTGTCTGCATCAAACTGCTTTCACTTATATTCTGCCGAATTTGTTCCTTCTATGGGACTGTACATGGGGATTATCTACAAGGGTTATGTCCTCTGCAGGTAGATTATCTTATAGGACAGGCGAAATGCAACAGAAGAAGCTCCTCCGCTGCTACTCGCCAAACTCCAAGCAAAAAGGACCTTCCACTTTCCTTGCTAATGGTGAGCAACTCAAAGATGTCTAAAAGGTTACGCTTAATATTTACCCTCCGTATCTTATTTACTTGACCATTACATGTATAGATGCTTTTAGAGAACATGTATATATAGCTGCAGATCTGTTATATCTGAACAATGGCAGATTTGACCATTACATGTATATACCTGCCAGGAGAGAACATGTATATCTATCAGTTGTTTTTTGATCATTAAGATATTACTTTCTCATCTTATTTCTAGGTATAAACACTGGTGCTGTTTTGTTTAATTTCGAAACATGCAGATTATCGTGTCTTCATCCCTGCGAAGTGACATTCTTTCCCAGTAATCTGTGCATGTGAAAATTATTTTCAAATGCGATTCTACTTGGTAGTTTTCATATTTCCAATGGCCCGTCAAGTGTGCATTTTCACGAGCTTCAGCAAACCCTTTTTCAGTCATCTGGTCCATGTACATACCAAGTGCTTGTTgaaataaaaatgcaattggctgCCAATTTTATCTTGCGTGTATCACTGGTTAATTTTGTATAGTTAGTTTTATGTCTATATATTGTCAATATATCGAAATTTTGGTCCTCTGAGTAAGCACTCGGTTCCTTGTTAGGTCTGGCTAGATCGATATTTAAGGGATCATTTTAGTCCCAGTTTTCCACCTTGCATTAAAAGAATGCCTTTGTATCATAGGCAGCTGGTCCAATTACATGCTCTTTGTCTAGACTAACACTCAGATGGCTGAAACTCAAAGTTTCAGTATCAATACAGTAAAATTCTCCCAAATAGATAAGTATCAGTTCACTTCTGGGCATTCATCAATTTTAGTGCTACATATTCCTATTTGGATTATACTTGGTGCATCAAATTAATGAATCAGGAAACTCCTTTTTTGTTGTTTGGGCAGGGGCCTCAGTTTGTTCGGAATCAGATACAACCATTTGATCCATTATTGTTCGTGGGCgtcatatttaaaaaaaattggattttGTAAAGTTTGCGGTTAATAAGCCGGTGAGAGCTGATGGTTCAGTTTGATCCTGCATATTCTTGACCTCTTTCTCTGTCAGGTAAATTACCATGGTACTTTTCTAATGTGATTTGTAAAGTTTTACCAATCTGGTGAGCATATGAGACTGCAATATTGTGTTCACTCTCAGGATTAAACTGCTTGCTGAGTAATTCGCCTCTTATTATTTGCATGAAATAGCAGTAGTTTTCTTGTCTAACTTCATTTGATTTTGTATGCAGGAGGATATTCAATACCAAGATTTATGATTTGGCATAAGTGAGATGACATACAAGTGAGTTTAATTCGTCAGAGTGAAATAGCAACAGTTTTCTTATCATACCGCCGGCAACTGCACCTCAACTGCGGAAAAAGAAATCTTGAAGAACCAAGACCACCACCAGCTGGAAGAAGGTAAAAATCCTTTTTTTCTTCCCCCTCCTCATTTGATTTCCATTTCCTCGCAGCTCTAGGTAATTTCGTGACCTACCTCTTGGTAAGTCACCGATCTGCAGAatgcatgtagtgtgtgtgtgtgtgtgtgtcagatatacAGTGAAAAAACACCACAATGCAAGTGTCAGATCCTATTCTTGGTGCAATTTTGCCACTATGTTCTGGACCGTAAGCAACTGCTTCATGTTAAACTAAAGCTCCAATCAGGCTTGTGGCTCTTCTGTACCTGTATGCCTAGATTATTTACTAATGGGATATGCACTAGATCTTCCTGTATAGGATCATCAATTGCTAGGAATAGTCATGGTTTTTTATTAATTTTTCATGTTTTTTTATTTAGTTTGACTTccacttatctggtacactaaatGATCTCTAGCTATTTTTTAACTATTGATTAGTACACTGAGATGAATTCTATTGGTCTCAGAGTGCAAGAGATTTCCTGGATGCCTCAACTATATGCATACTTGTGTTATATTTGACACCCTCATGAAATGTACTAGATGGCGTATTCTTCCGTGTAGCTTAAAATTCTTAAAACAAATGTCCCTAAAATAGCAAGGTGAAATCTTGATTTTTCTTGCTGTGAACAAATGCATCATAATTAATTTCCCTGATTGATCAATATCATCACGGGCATCACTAGCCATCAGACTACTGATAGTTCACAACTATCAGACCAGTCCAAGGCCGTTGGGTCAGATGCCGGACGTACGCTCGATCTGGTAGTCTGCTTGTTTGATTAGATGCTTCCAATCCCTAATTTGTTGCTGCTTCCTAATCGCTCCCGCAATGCACGCCCTGCATCCCTGCGTCTCTCTCCATCCCGAATATTACTTCCTTGCATGGTTCCCTCGAAATCATGAAAACATGGCGCCTGATTCTTTCCAAGTTTGTTTCCTAACGAGTGCTTCCATAAACCAGGGCGAAAACTACTTCCAGAAATCACATGAGTACATGTTCTTGATTTTCGCATGAGGCTATTTGCTTCCTCATGAAGCACATCTTGATGCCATTTTTATTTAAATTTACTTCCATTCGTGTGGATGTTCTTTGACATCATAAAAAATGTTTTTCCAGTGTAATGCAAAATTAAACTTGCTTCCGTTTATCAATGAGTTTGCGCCCATAGTGAACTAAACTTGCTACGGTTAATACATATTTGTTTTCTACCTAGAGGATTGCACCACCAAAATAAGACATTCTTCCTATAAAAATAACCATTATCACGAGTACAAATAAAACATGCTTCAAGCATATTAGGGATGTGATTCCAAGAAATACAAATATGCTTTGCTTTCATCATCTGAAAATCATTCTTCCAACACTACAAACTATGCTTCATAATCCAGTCATTTTTTTCTCTCAAAGCAGTTTCATGTGTATTGTTTTATTTGTTTTTTAGGTATGACTCCATGTGTTATGACCGCCGTTTTTTGGCTTACTAGAAGTTTAGTTGCTTTGTACATAGCTTGTAGGATTCCTGCCTACTATGTCGCTCCGCCGCTACGGTCCTGTCGAAGCCCCTCCCTGCTCTGCTCCATCCATCGTGTTCGGCCTAGCCTCGATGACCTTCCTTTTTCCCACAAATCTGTGGGTTTTGACATCGCGAGCCACAAGAGTTGGTGAGGACCAGAGAGGCCGGCACCATCGAGGGTACGACGCCCTTGACCTTTGACAGCCGAGTGTGCATCTTGCTTGTTTGCTTGCAGCACGATGACAAAACAATGAGCAATGAAATGCTTGATCTCACGTCGCACGCCATGCCCCCATCGACGACCGTGGCATGCTCACAATCAGTAAAGCAAGATCTTTCGCTCAAGTTAGTTCTGCAGGAATTTAGGAAGCATGTGTAGTTTGATTTGGGTACAAACATGGCGCCTACAAAATAATATGAAACATGGAAATGAAGCAAACTAAACAAGGTGTAGAAGCACAGTTGTTAAGTACATGAAGCAAACCATACACTATTAAGAAGCATAACCAtggtcctgttggaaatatgccctagaggcaataataaattggttattattatatttccttgttcatgttaatcgtttattatccatgctagaattgtattgataggaaactcagatacatgtgtggatacatagacaacaccatgtccctagtaagcctctagttgactagctcgttgatcaatagatggttacggtttcctaaccatggacattggatgtcgttgataacgggatcacatcattaggagaatgatgtgatggacgagacccaatcctaagcctagcacaagatcgtgtagttcgtttgctgagagcttttctaatgtcaagtatcatttccttagaccatgagattgtgcaactcccgaataccgtaggaatgctttgggtgtaccaaacgtcacaacgtaactgggtggctataaaggtgcactacaggtatctccgaaagtgtctgttgggttggcacgaatcgagactgggatttgtcactccgtgtaaacagagaggtatctctgggcccactcggtaggacatcatcataatgtgcacaatgtgaccaaggagttgatcacgggatgatgtgttacggaacgagtaaagagacttgccggtaacgagattgaacaaggtatcgggataccgacgatcgaatctcgggcaagtaacataccgatagacaaagggaattgaatacgggattgattgaatcctcaacatcgtggttcatccgatgagatcatcgtggaacatgtgggagccaacatgggtatccagatcccgctgttggttattggccggagaacgtctcggtcatgtctgcatggttcccgaacccgtagggtctacacgtttaaggttcggtgacgctagggttatagagatattagtatgcggtaacccgaaagttgttcggagtcccggatgagatcctggacgtcacgaggagttccggaatggtcttgaggtaaagatttatatatgggaagtcttgttttggtcgccggaaaagtttcgcactttatcggtattgtaccggtagtgccgaaaggggtccgggggtccaccaagggtccaccagccccgggggggggggggcacatgggctgtggggggtgcgccttggcctatatgggccaagggaaccagccccaagaggcccatgcgccaagagataagataaacggagagtcctaaagggggaaggcacctccgaggtgccttggggaggaaggactcctccctggccgcacccttccttggaggaagggccaaggctgcgccccccctcttccttggccctatatatagtggggggaagggagggcagcaatacctaagccctggcgcctccctctccctcccgtgacacacctccctcctcccgcagcgcttggcgaagccctgttggaatcccgctacttccaccaccacgctgtcgtgctgctggatctccatcaacctctcctcccccttgctggatcaagaaggaggagacgtcgctgctccgtacgtgtgttgaacgcggaggtgccgtccgttcggcgctaggatcatcggtgatttggatcacgacgagtacgactccatcaaccccgttctcttgaacgcttccgctcgcgatctacaagggtatgtagatgcactccttccctctcgttgctagtaaactccatagattgatcttggtgatgcgtagaaaattttgaatttctgctacgttccccaatagtggcatcatgagctaggtctatgcgtagtttcaatgcacgagtagaacacaaagcagttgtgggcgtagatgttgccaattcttcttgccgctactagtcttatcttgtttcggcggcattgtgggatgaagcggcccggaccgaccttacacgtacgcttacgtgagacaggttccaccgactgacatgcactagttgcataaggtggctagcgggtgtctgtctctcccactttagtcggaacggattcgatgaaaagggtccttatgaagggtaaatagaaattggcatatcacgttgtggttttacgtaggtaagaaacgttcttgctagaaacctatacaagccacgtaaaacttgcaacaacaattagaggacgtctgacatgtttttgcagcatgtgctatgtgatgtgatatggccagaagatgtgatgaatgatatatgtgatgtatgagattgatcatattcttgtaataggaatcacgacttgcaagtcgatgagtatgacaaccagcaggagccataggagttgtctttatttttgtatgacctgcgtgtcactgaataacgccatgtaaattactttactttattgctaagcgcgttagccatagaagtagaagtaatcgttggcgtgacaacttcatgaagacgcaatgatggagatcatggtgtcatgccggtgacaaagatgatcatggtgccccgaagatggagatcaaaggagcaaaatgatatttgccatatcatgtcactatttgattgcatgtgatgtttatcatgttatgcatcttatttgcttagaacggcggtagcataaataagatgatccctcactaaaatttcaagagaagtgttccccctaactgtgcaccgttgcgaaggttcgttgtttcgaagcaccacgtgatgatcgggtgtgatagattctaacgttcgaatacaacgggtgttgacgagcctagcatgtacagacatggcctcggaacacatgcaaaacacttaggttgacttgacgagcctagcatgtacagacatggcctcggaacacaagagaccgaaaggtcgaacatgagtcgtatagcagatacgatcaacatggagatgttcaccgatgatgactagtccgtctcacgtgatgatcggacacggcctagtttgactcggatcatgtatcacttagatgactagagggatgtctatctgagtgggagttcattaatcagatgaacttcattatcatgaacatagtcaaaaggtctttgcaaattatgtcatacgctttagttctactgtttaagatatgttcctagagaaaatttagttgaaagttggtagtagcaattatgcggactgggtccgtaaactgaggattgtcctcattgctgcacagaaggcttatgtccttaatgcaccgctcggtgtgctaaacctcaacgtcgtctgtagatgttacgaaacatctgacatacacattttgatgactacgtgatagttcagtgcgtaatgctaacggtttagaattgtggcacaagagacgtttttgaaacgtcgcagaacatatgagatgttccgaagactaaaattgggatttcagactagtgcccacgtcaagaggtatgagacctctgacaagtttcttaagcctgcaaactaagggagaagaactcaatcgttgagcatgtgctcagattgtctgagtaccacaatcgcttgcatcgagtgggagttaatcttccagatgagatagtgatggttctccatagtcactgccaccaagctattagagcttcgtgatgaactataacatatcagggatagatatgatgatccttgagctattcgcaatgtttgacactgcgaaagtagaaatcaaataggagcatcaattgttgatggttagtaaaaccactagtttcaagaagggcaagggcaaaaagggatacttcatgaaacagcaaatcatttactgctctagtgaagaatcccaaggttgaacccaaacccgagactaagtgcttctgtaatgaggggaacggtcactgaagcaaaactaccctagatacgtggtagatgagaaggcaggcaaggtcgacagaagtatattggatatacattatatgaatgtgtactttactagtactcctagcagcaccagggtattagataccggttcggttgctaagtgttagtaactcgaaataaaagctgcggaataaacggagactagctaaaggtgagatgacgatatatgttggaagtgtttccaaggttgatgtgatcaagcatcgcatgctccctctaccatcgagatttggtgtttgcgttgagcatgattggattatgtttatcgcaatacagttattcatttaaggagaataatggttactctgtttatttgaataataccttcaatggtcttgcacctagaatgaatctcgatcgtagtgatacacatgttcgtgccaaaagatataaaatagtaatgatagtaccacatacttgtggcactgcaatttgagtcatattggtatagaacgcatgaagaagctccatgtagatggatctttggactcactcgtttttgaaaagattgagacatgcgaaccatgtctattggtatatatgcatgaagaaactccatgcagatggatcgtttggactcacttgattttgaatcacttgagacatgcaaatcataccacatgggcaagatgactgaaaggcctcgttttcagtaagatggaacaagagagcaacttattggaagtaatacattttgatgtatgcagtccaatgagtgctgaggcatgcagtggatatcgttatgttcttacttcacagatgatttgagtagatgctgagtgtatttacttgatgaaacacaagtctgaattattgaaaggttcaagtaatttcagagtgaagttgaagatcgtcgtgacaagaggataaaatgtctgtgatatgatcatagagatgagtatctgagttacgagtttggcacacaattaagacattgtggaaagtgtttcacaattaataccgcctggaacaccataacgtgatggtgtgtccggacatcatagctgcaccctattggatatggtgcataccatgatgtctcttatcgaattaccactatcgtttatgggttaggcattagagacaaccgcattcactttaaaaggggcaccacgcaattccgttgagacgacaccgtttagagaaacctatgttgtcgtttcttaaaagtttggggctgcgaggcttatgtgaaaaagtttcaggctgataagctcgaacccaaagcggataaatgcatcttcataagaatacccaaaacagttgggtatacctcctatttcagatctggaagcaaaagtaattgcttctagaaacggttcctttctcgaggaaaagtttctctcgaaagaattgagtgggaggatggtggagacttgataaggttattgaaccgtcacttcaactagtgtgtagcagggcacaggaagttgttcctgtggcacctacaccaattgaagtggaagcttatgatagtgatcatgaaacttcggatcaagtcactaccaaacctcgtaggacgacgaggatgcatgctacttcagagtggtacgtgatcctgtctgagatatcatgttgttggacaatactgaacctacgagctatggagaagcgatggtgggcccatattccgacaaatggttagaagccatgaaatccgagataaatagatctttgagaagaagacggacgtggacggtaatgttaccgtctatgaagctcgacttgtggctaagagtatttgcacaagttcaaggagttgactacgatgagattttctcatccgtagcgatgcttaagtccgtcgaaatcatgttagcattagctgcatttatgaaatctggcagatggatgtcaaaacaagtttccttaccagttttcgtaaggaaaggttgtatgtgatacaatcagaaaggttttgtcgatcctaaggatgctaaaaggtatgctagctctagcgatccttccatggactagagcaagcatctcggagtcagaatatacgctttgatggagtgatcaaagtttttgggtttatacaaagtttgttagaaacttgtatttacaataaagtgagtgggagcgctacaacatttctgataagtatatgtgaatgacatattgttgatccgaaatgatgtaaaatttctggaaagcataaagggttgtttgaaaggagtttttcaaaggaagacctggataaaagctgcttacatattgggcatcaagatctatagagatagatcaagacgcccgatgatactttcaaagaacgcacaccttgacatgtttttgaaagagttcaaaatagatcagcaaagaaggagttcttggctatgttacaaggtctgagtattgagtaagactcaagacctgaccacagcagaagagagagaaaggatgaaggtcgtcccctatgctttagacgtaggctctacagtatgctatgctgtgtaccgcacatgaagtgtgccttgccatgagttggtcaaggggtacaatagtgatccgggaatggatcacatgacagcggtcgaacttatcttgagtatctagtggactaaggaattttcttgattatggaggttaaaaggagttcgtcgtaaagggttacgtcgatgcgaactttgacactaatccggatgactctgagtagtagaccggattcgtatagtagagcagttatttgaaatggctccaagtagcgtgtggtagcatccacaagatgacatagatattcgtaaagcacacacggatctgaaaggttcagacccgttgactaataacctctctcacaagcataacatgatcaaaa
Protein-coding regions in this window:
- the LOC123166227 gene encoding protein enabled homolog isoform X6; the encoded protein is MRHHSRLLPARCHPRLLSARRHPRTLPARRRTLLLPWSAATPLPLPSSRARRCRRLPQSATAPPPPPTGPVVPSPVSPHPDLLEAHRILPHGRFPRLSRRPNRCSSRAPPLGAPAVRTPTWPLPRTQRASAPAYFPREVASASAWMDGFRKVSFLPGWSELQIPSGPREPAISASSSPLPLGITSSPNASSAPSDRPQREVRHGGNKTARQCAFLQHIRRKKKQHEVPVDYLIGQAKCNRRSSSAATRQTPSKKDLPLSLLMGPQFVRNQIQPFDPLLFVGVIFKKNWIL
- the LOC123166227 gene encoding protein enabled homolog isoform X2 translates to MRHHSRLLPARCHPRLLSARRHPRTLPARRRTLLLPWSAATPLPLPSSRARRCRRLPQSATAPPPPPTGPVVPSPVSPHPDLLEAHRILPHGRFPRLSRRPNRCSSRAPPLGAPAVRTPTWPLPRTQRASAPAYFPREVASASAWMDGFRKVSFLPGWSELQIPSGPREPAISASSSPLPLGITSSPNASSAPSDRPQREVRHGGNKTARQCAFLQHIRRKKKQHEVPVCIKLLSLIFCRICSFYGTVHGDYLQGLCPLQVDYLIGQAKCNRRSSSAATRQTPSKKDLPLSLLMGPQFVRNQIQPFDPLLFVGVIFKKNWIL
- the LOC123166227 gene encoding protein enabled homolog isoform X1; the encoded protein is MRHHSRLLPARCHPRLLSARRHPRTLPARRRTLLLPWSAATPLPLPSSRARRCRRLPQSATAPPPPPTGPVVPSPVSPHPDLLEAHRILPHGRFPRLSRRPNRCSSRAPPLGAPAVRTPTWPLPRTQRASAPAYFPREVASASAWMDGFRKVSFLPGWSELQIPSGPREPAISASSSPLPLGITSSPNASSAPSDRPQREVRHGGNKTARQCAFLQHIRRKKKQHEVPVCIKLLSLIFCRICSFYGTVHGDYLQGLCPLQVDYLIGQAKCNRRSSSAATRQTPSKKDLPLSLLMVSNSKMSKRGLSLFGIRYNHLIHYCSWASYLKKIGFCKVCG
- the LOC123166227 gene encoding protein enabled homolog isoform X3 codes for the protein MRHHSRLLPARCHPRLLSARRHPRTLPARRRTLLLPWSAATPLPLPSSRARRCRRLPQSATAPPPPPTGPVVPSPVSPHPDLLEAHRILPHGRFPRLSRRPNRCSSRAPPLGAPAVRTPTWPLPRTQRASAPAYFPREVASASAWMDGFRKVSFLPGWSELQIPSGPREPAISASSSPLPLGITSSPNASSAPSDRPQREVRHGGNKTARQCAFLQHIRRKKKQHEVPVCIKLLSLIFCRICSFYGTVHGDYLQGLCPLQVDYLIGQAKCNRRSSSAATRQTPSKKDLPLSLLMVSNSKMSKRRIFNTKIYDLA
- the LOC123166227 gene encoding protein enabled homolog isoform X5 yields the protein MRHHSRLLPARCHPRLLSARRHPRTLPARRRTLLLPWSAATPLPLPSSRARRCRRLPQSATAPPPPPTGPVVPSPVSPHPDLLEAHRILPHGRFPRLSRRPNRCSSRAPPLGAPAVRTPTWPLPRTQRASAPAYFPREVASASAWMDGFRKVSFLPGWSELQIPSGPREPAISASSSPLPLGITSSPNASSAPSDRPQREVRHGGNKTARQCAFLQHIRRKKKQHEVPVCIKLLSLIFCRICSFYGTVHGDYLQGLCPLQVDYLIGQAKCNRRSSSAATRQTPSKKDLPLSLLMEDIQYQDL
- the LOC123166227 gene encoding protein enabled homolog isoform X4, producing MRHHSRLLPARCHPRLLSARRHPRTLPARRRTLLLPWSAATPLPLPSSRARRCRRLPQSATAPPPPPTGPVVPSPVSPHPDLLEAHRILPHGRFPRLSRRPNRCSSRAPPLGAPAVRTPTWPLPRTQRASAPAYFPREVASASAWMDGFRKVSFLPGWSELQIPSGPREPAISASSSPLPLGITSSPNASSAPSDRPQREVRHGGNKTARQCAFLQHIRRKKKQHEVPVDYLIGQAKCNRRSSSAATRQTPSKKDLPLSLLMVSNSKMSKRGLSLFGIRYNHLIHYCSWASYLKKIGFCKVCG